Proteins encoded within one genomic window of Culicoidibacter larvae:
- a CDS encoding TrbC/VirB2 family protein, with protein sequence MQTMIYQKLQAAQAFLSRYEPSMPAEAEQITNTIDTWVAIGKYICGGLFVLVIMGVGLGMWLAPDEFSKHKKKILVIAGGALLIFGAAFIAATIQQTIAG encoded by the coding sequence ATGCAAACAATGATTTATCAAAAACTACAAGCAGCACAAGCCTTTCTATCAAGGTATGAGCCATCAATGCCTGCTGAGGCAGAGCAAATTACCAATACCATTGATACATGGGTCGCTATTGGCAAATATATCTGTGGCGGTCTGTTCGTCTTAGTCATTATGGGTGTTGGACTAGGTATGTGGCTCGCCCCAGATGAGTTTTCTAAACACAAAAAGAAGATACTGGTTATTGCCGGTGGGGCATTACTCATCTTTGGAGCCGCTTTTATTGCAGCTACCATTCAACAGACAATCGCAGGATAG
- a CDS encoding pLS20_p028 family conjugation system transmembrane protein, which produces MSKQKQPGSLVLKVLLSCFLFLICVVVSPVAVEAKAPNDDWDTCIQNGGNPLECLPDEEKVDICGNTHYAKSQDGQCDGMSQIYYEQETYEPLYPYIKKSDAGASLIRSIGYWLVDLLGNFVDALYTIALNIVTLGQTYILDRETNSDFQDIYYWVMFIALSLLPIFLIIRGVKVWMATNDKGPKELKDLTKSILIGSVFLIGISLLFVQGVSFTGSAFGLMTSGLETKSPKDKILKASLIDIEYVRDVLQSGGTMESLNDEYNNLTEKEMEYFEINEPAKYEIGTNSGGYEFNRVIISYHDRQQDYVVGKINYTGLFSLGSEYIYKWYMDIFYVLASFIIITIALAFYCIKVPRIYLELGFSRLVAPIVAMSDIGFGGRMKEFAKHIGSNFALIWVMGLALVFYFNYTAWVSTATGSIGALNFNDTVTKLAFQFAGMLFMLDGSKLVTKLLGVDAGVQDGSTAIMQAAAAGRMAGGVVGGIKGAAGAAMHAAGQFVTNPVMKQVGKFDAKQDAKNGNPTEPMENAKNKRSFLGGSQQSYSDGYNAELMKHQQEEAKNSHGFGNVEGQTIPKKDNQNK; this is translated from the coding sequence ATGAGCAAGCAAAAGCAACCAGGTTCTTTGGTTCTTAAAGTGTTGCTGTCATGCTTTCTGTTTCTTATTTGTGTTGTTGTGTCCCCAGTAGCGGTCGAGGCAAAAGCTCCGAATGATGATTGGGATACCTGTATTCAGAATGGCGGAAACCCATTAGAATGTTTGCCGGATGAAGAAAAGGTTGATATTTGTGGCAATACTCATTATGCTAAATCGCAAGATGGCCAGTGTGATGGGATGAGTCAGATTTATTATGAACAAGAAACTTATGAGCCACTGTACCCATATATTAAGAAAAGTGATGCTGGAGCATCGCTCATTCGTAGTATTGGTTACTGGCTTGTAGATCTACTTGGAAACTTTGTTGATGCACTCTATACCATAGCGCTCAATATCGTGACCCTTGGTCAAACCTATATTCTTGATCGTGAAACCAATAGCGATTTCCAGGATATCTATTACTGGGTGATGTTTATTGCCCTAAGTTTACTGCCAATCTTTTTAATCATTCGTGGAGTGAAGGTATGGATGGCAACGAACGACAAGGGGCCAAAGGAACTGAAAGACTTAACCAAGTCAATCTTAATTGGCTCAGTGTTTTTGATTGGCATCAGTTTATTGTTCGTGCAGGGAGTGAGTTTCACGGGTTCCGCCTTTGGGTTAATGACCAGTGGCTTAGAAACGAAATCACCAAAAGACAAAATCTTAAAAGCATCACTGATTGATATTGAATATGTCCGTGATGTGCTGCAGAGTGGTGGCACTATGGAATCGCTCAATGATGAATACAATAATCTTACCGAAAAAGAAATGGAGTATTTTGAAATCAATGAGCCGGCCAAGTATGAAATTGGTACGAATAGCGGTGGGTATGAATTTAACCGAGTTATTATCAGCTATCATGACCGCCAGCAGGATTATGTTGTTGGCAAAATTAACTACACCGGCCTATTTAGTTTAGGGAGTGAATACATCTATAAATGGTATATGGATATCTTTTATGTATTAGCGTCCTTTATTATTATTACCATTGCCCTGGCGTTTTATTGTATCAAGGTACCACGTATCTATTTAGAACTTGGGTTCTCAAGATTAGTAGCGCCAATTGTTGCGATGAGTGATATTGGCTTTGGCGGTCGAATGAAAGAATTTGCGAAACATATCGGCTCGAACTTTGCGCTTATATGGGTGATGGGCTTAGCCCTCGTGTTTTACTTTAACTATACCGCTTGGGTGTCAACCGCAACCGGAAGTATTGGGGCATTGAACTTCAATGACACGGTGACAAAACTTGCTTTCCAGTTTGCCGGTATGTTGTTCATGCTTGATGGCTCTAAACTGGTCACAAAACTCTTAGGTGTTGATGCCGGCGTCCAAGATGGCAGTACAGCCATTATGCAAGCAGCGGCAGCTGGTCGAATGGCCGGAGGTGTCGTTGGTGGTATTAAGGGTGCCGCTGGAGCTGCGATGCACGCAGCTGGTCAATTTGTTACTAATCCGGTCATGAAACAAGTTGGTAAATTCGATGCGAAACAAGATGCTAAAAATGGTAACCCAACTGAACCGATGGAAAATGCGAAAAATAAACGCTCATTCTTAGGAGGCTCACAACAGAGTTACAGTGATGGATACAATGCAGAACTTATGAAACACCAGCAAGAAGAAGCAAAGAACTCACATGGATTCGGAAATGTTGAAGGACAAACAATACCGAAAAAAGATAATCAGAATAAATAG
- a CDS encoding DUF5592 family protein has product MATKISSQLVDGVKFGPIYLFDVLGAIAFIGVFGFILAEYIHSYVYWFYLVWIVIVAIYAILPAAQNKGIRNYKAMIWWLQERVKQQLFERDERVSDNEETAD; this is encoded by the coding sequence ATGGCAACAAAAATATCAAGTCAGCTTGTAGATGGGGTAAAATTTGGACCGATATATTTATTTGATGTACTTGGCGCAATTGCCTTCATCGGTGTATTTGGCTTTATCTTAGCTGAATATATCCATAGCTATGTGTATTGGTTTTATTTAGTATGGATTGTCATTGTTGCGATTTATGCGATTCTTCCAGCCGCCCAAAATAAAGGAATCAGAAATTATAAAGCGATGATTTGGTGGCTGCAAGAACGAGTTAAACAACAATTATTTGAAAGAGATGAAAGGGTGAGTGACAATGAAGAAACGGCAGATTAG
- a CDS encoding VirB4 family type IV secretion system protein: protein MGRHRKKMKAIKKEKIVWQTDPDLYDYIWQTPIAPKAKYIDYGSWYSACIMIYDYPTEGDAQWFANFLFADGIFTFDIFTPKKLKELKKIKNTLHEMRSRLSARDTIERITAEERYQEIYATIREVALGNEAIISLLPRIYLTDNSLDGLEEQVRAVVEHLELKGFMASVFLNQARNNEIGLFLPATLGGLPYKKMEATPLMMSYHYSRTQLLDQYGYFFGKTFDKYPVVFNPFELTNKRLSYSGLILGDLGAGKSTTLKRLIWLNYIRGDYVRIISVNREFDNLTQHMGGINLEIGGSTALNPLYYHQYKDVPASSWTAKNIERVQSFLKIRLGDAISTEQLTEFSAVLFQLYGEDGPKEEIIFSTIINHLKQSIFHPDGTPIKDEKIYDRKFARIEGLIQLLSEFETGGSSIYFNRKSSFDIKSHQVVNINISAVLGTENYNAMLFTLMHYLDTELQEKGWPELQAYNEREKEIYEVSRYSIFMDEAHYYFNSKNDVAVDKLLPMVRIMRKYFSGLWLATHTIGDMLKNGQQSETLQQLFEILQYTFVMKQHANAREALRSAFKQALSEHQLQQIPQFEKGETFLIINGVGTYGMKVSVTPEDIAIFGGGA, encoded by the coding sequence ATGGGTCGTCATAGAAAGAAAATGAAAGCCATAAAAAAAGAAAAAATAGTCTGGCAAACTGATCCTGATTTGTATGATTACATTTGGCAGACTCCAATTGCGCCTAAGGCGAAGTACATTGATTATGGTTCGTGGTATTCTGCGTGTATTATGATTTACGATTATCCAACCGAGGGTGATGCGCAATGGTTTGCGAACTTTCTGTTTGCAGATGGTATTTTTACCTTTGATATTTTTACTCCTAAAAAATTAAAAGAGTTAAAGAAGATCAAGAACACCTTACATGAAATGCGCAGCCGTTTGAGTGCCAGAGACACGATTGAGCGGATTACTGCAGAGGAACGGTATCAGGAAATCTATGCCACCATTCGAGAAGTTGCCTTAGGTAATGAAGCGATTATCTCATTACTGCCAAGAATTTACTTGACTGATAATAGCCTAGATGGGCTTGAAGAACAAGTACGAGCAGTTGTTGAACATCTTGAATTGAAAGGCTTTATGGCCAGTGTCTTTTTGAACCAGGCACGTAACAATGAAATAGGCTTGTTCTTACCGGCCACACTCGGCGGGTTACCGTATAAAAAAATGGAAGCAACACCATTAATGATGTCATATCACTATTCAAGAACCCAGTTATTGGATCAATACGGCTATTTTTTTGGTAAAACCTTTGACAAATATCCGGTCGTGTTTAATCCATTTGAATTGACAAATAAGCGTTTATCTTACTCCGGACTCATTTTGGGAGACCTGGGTGCCGGGAAATCAACGACACTTAAGCGTCTCATTTGGCTGAATTACATTCGTGGTGATTATGTAAGGATCATATCAGTGAACCGTGAGTTTGATAATCTCACGCAGCATATGGGTGGTATCAACCTTGAAATTGGCGGTTCTACTGCGCTCAATCCGCTCTATTATCACCAATATAAAGATGTGCCGGCATCTTCGTGGACGGCCAAGAATATTGAACGGGTCCAAAGTTTCTTGAAAATCAGACTTGGGGATGCGATTAGTACCGAACAGCTGACCGAATTTTCTGCAGTCTTATTTCAACTATATGGTGAAGATGGACCGAAAGAAGAAATCATTTTCTCAACCATTATTAACCACTTAAAGCAGAGTATCTTTCATCCTGATGGCACACCAATTAAAGATGAGAAAATCTATGATCGCAAGTTTGCCCGGATTGAAGGGTTGATTCAATTACTCTCTGAATTTGAAACCGGAGGTTCGAGTATTTACTTTAACCGCAAGAGTTCATTTGATATTAAATCACATCAGGTTGTGAATATAAATATTTCTGCAGTCCTTGGAACAGAGAACTACAACGCCATGCTTTTTACTTTGATGCATTATCTGGATACAGAACTGCAGGAAAAGGGGTGGCCGGAATTACAAGCTTACAATGAGCGTGAGAAAGAAATCTATGAAGTTTCACGGTACTCCATTTTTATGGATGAAGCCCATTATTACTTTAACTCGAAGAATGATGTAGCGGTTGATAAGCTTTTACCAATGGTTCGGATTATGCGGAAGTATTTCTCTGGTCTTTGGCTTGCGACCCATACAATTGGCGACATGTTGAAGAATGGTCAGCAAAGCGAAACGCTGCAACAGCTGTTTGAAATATTACAGTATACCTTTGTCATGAAACAACATGCAAATGCAAGAGAGGCATTACGAAGTGCCTTTAAACAGGCTTTATCAGAACATCAGTTACAACAAATACCACAATTTGAAAAGGGTGAGACGTTCCTCATTATTAATGGTGTCGGTACCTATGGCATGAAGGTGAGTGTCACCCCAGAAGATATTGCGATATTTGGTGGTGGTGCGTAA
- a CDS encoding M23 family metallopeptidase, producing MASLKKHKVLITIVSTILSSGLLMFLSLCVFVAVIVSYVLTDDQPTINTEAPGSAQVSGSPFIDPYIVTEEYGWYTGAESSFGRHAGADLASLQKYADVYSVVDGVVIEAVSGCVVGGCGGYGNMITIKVDGKELYVRYGHFLVTLVKEGDHIVKGQKVGVEGATGKVTGVHLHFEVRTAPGYNKDDTVDPRKYFLF from the coding sequence ATGGCATCTTTAAAAAAACATAAAGTATTGATTACCATTGTATCGACAATCTTGAGTTCAGGACTGCTCATGTTTCTATCACTGTGTGTGTTTGTTGCGGTTATTGTGTCTTACGTCTTAACCGATGATCAACCGACAATTAATACCGAAGCGCCTGGAAGCGCTCAAGTGAGTGGTTCACCATTTATTGATCCTTATATTGTGACCGAAGAATATGGGTGGTATACAGGTGCTGAAAGCAGCTTTGGCCGTCATGCTGGCGCTGATCTTGCATCATTACAAAAATATGCTGATGTCTATTCGGTTGTTGATGGAGTTGTGATTGAAGCAGTGAGTGGTTGTGTAGTTGGCGGCTGTGGTGGTTATGGTAATATGATTACCATTAAAGTTGATGGTAAAGAGCTGTATGTCAGGTATGGTCATTTCTTAGTTACCCTTGTTAAAGAGGGTGATCATATTGTTAAGGGTCAGAAAGTCGGTGTAGAAGGAGCTACCGGAAAAGTAACCGGAGTGCATCTCCATTTTGAGGTACGTACCGCTCCTGGGTACAACAAAGATGATACTGTCGACCCGAGAAAATATTTTCTATTTTAA
- a CDS encoding ParM/StbA family protein, whose amino-acid sequence MKQIKIAAIDYGNGYFKRTYNGVDVLVDPSIYAQLPDNQFILDETQSVITVNKWSVIIGEQALNSGFPITTLVGTTDEEKYANPLYNELLFAFIAKDIGKDVCIEHLVLGVPVHHYANYAEPVKKLFHNKHKTIWIDNKEIKVSIKSVKVVPQPMGTFELLDAKASRLLIIDIGYGTTDVTEFMNQAPFQFYGENTGIRHVYLTLQTYLSETFPSLTLDPYKTAQYIQAGSLAYNGKTEKLDKTKINRAMDYHFNQLMELIKQKSGIAESDVIVFSGGAAEMFQPQIEQLKNKKIQLMDQAQVANVLGFYQIGERLV is encoded by the coding sequence ATGAAGCAGATTAAGATTGCCGCCATTGATTACGGCAATGGCTATTTTAAGCGAACATATAATGGAGTAGACGTATTAGTGGATCCAAGCATCTATGCGCAGCTGCCAGATAATCAATTTATTCTAGATGAAACACAATCAGTTATTACGGTGAATAAATGGTCGGTGATTATCGGTGAGCAAGCATTAAATAGCGGCTTTCCAATTACTACCTTAGTTGGTACGACTGACGAGGAGAAGTACGCTAATCCGCTGTATAATGAACTCTTATTTGCGTTTATCGCAAAGGACATCGGCAAAGATGTCTGTATTGAACATTTAGTGCTGGGAGTGCCGGTCCATCATTATGCGAATTATGCGGAACCAGTAAAAAAGCTATTCCATAATAAACATAAAACTATCTGGATAGATAATAAAGAAATTAAAGTGAGTATTAAATCAGTGAAGGTCGTTCCCCAACCAATGGGAACCTTTGAATTGTTAGATGCAAAAGCGAGTCGCTTATTGATTATTGATATTGGATATGGGACAACAGATGTGACTGAATTTATGAACCAGGCACCATTCCAATTCTATGGTGAGAATACCGGTATTCGTCACGTGTACCTAACCCTGCAAACCTACTTATCAGAAACATTTCCATCGCTCACGTTGGATCCATATAAAACCGCTCAATATATTCAAGCCGGAAGTCTTGCATATAATGGCAAGACTGAAAAACTCGATAAAACTAAAATCAATCGAGCCATGGACTACCACTTTAATCAGCTCATGGAACTGATTAAGCAGAAGTCCGGGATTGCAGAAAGTGATGTGATTGTATTCTCTGGGGGTGCAGCAGAGATGTTTCAACCACAAATTGAACAATTAAAAAATAAGAAGATTCAATTGATGGATCAGGCGCAAGTCGCAAATGTTCTCGGGTTCTATCAGATAGGGGAGCGATTAGTATGA
- a CDS encoding FitA-like ribbon-helix-helix domain-containing protein translates to MKDKQEIRVRNVPKDIVAILDEQAKRSGLSREEFLREWLEIIAKHGLRKDIDMQYGYLLGELLNAFHEQTIVINNLVKVLGGEDDE, encoded by the coding sequence ATGAAAGATAAACAAGAAATCCGAGTTCGCAACGTTCCAAAAGATATTGTTGCGATTCTTGATGAACAGGCAAAACGTTCCGGACTTTCTCGTGAAGAATTTTTGCGAGAGTGGTTGGAAATAATTGCGAAGCATGGCTTGCGAAAAGACATCGACATGCAGTATGGATATTTGCTTGGCGAACTGTTGAATGCATTTCATGAACAAACAATAGTGATTAATAATTTAGTCAAAGTATTAGGAGGAGAAGATGATGAATAA
- the mobP2 gene encoding MobP2 family relaxase: protein MSDYMIQSGCNIMMEYLTADNIRFDSNAEYESIIDYMTREEATLRHSEAVFTDIQANIQKAIELHPNQHNESLANYIEYMTRSSASESRLEHGKLFNAASGALSVEEQEAIVASFKAKKEKGQKMYLQVVSFDNAWLEKYGILAGNYLNEPLLRTAVRAGIDRLLTKEDFTSPDNMEWVGIVHYNTDNIHVHVAMMEENPVKIRGQFSQESWKAARSGIVAQLMMDLKFTKQIGELRNTLYQTATKTETLKEAAFLFKTLTDELPIRRIYYAHTKPKQRELIDQVTNLILKDNAEFQEYLQFVSKQSELYSEAYGRNSKNDYFEKQVADLRKRISNAVIAQAYERKKEIVADRTGPEKKSDKSKSVVLSKSFQTMTRQARRAALEQKQRDMQAYHDLDRDL, encoded by the coding sequence ATGAGTGATTATATGATCCAGTCTGGTTGTAATATTATGATGGAGTACTTAACTGCAGATAATATTCGTTTCGATAGTAATGCGGAATATGAATCGATTATTGATTACATGACCAGAGAGGAAGCAACGCTGAGACATAGTGAAGCGGTCTTTACTGACATTCAAGCGAATATCCAAAAAGCAATCGAACTCCATCCCAACCAACATAATGAAAGTTTAGCTAATTATATTGAATATATGACAAGAAGCAGTGCTAGTGAGTCGAGACTTGAGCATGGGAAATTATTTAACGCTGCCAGTGGAGCATTGAGTGTTGAAGAACAAGAAGCAATTGTTGCTTCCTTTAAAGCCAAAAAAGAAAAGGGTCAAAAGATGTATTTGCAGGTTGTGTCATTTGATAATGCTTGGTTAGAGAAGTATGGCATATTAGCAGGTAATTATCTAAATGAACCATTACTAAGAACGGCAGTACGTGCCGGTATTGATCGCTTACTGACAAAAGAAGATTTTACCAGTCCGGATAATATGGAGTGGGTCGGTATTGTCCATTACAATACTGATAATATTCATGTTCATGTTGCGATGATGGAAGAGAACCCGGTTAAAATTCGTGGTCAGTTTTCGCAAGAGTCTTGGAAGGCTGCACGTAGTGGTATTGTTGCGCAGCTGATGATGGATTTAAAATTCACTAAGCAAATTGGTGAACTTAGAAATACGTTATATCAAACCGCTACGAAAACTGAAACATTAAAGGAAGCCGCATTTCTTTTTAAGACATTGACTGATGAATTACCAATCAGACGTATTTATTATGCGCATACGAAACCAAAGCAAAGAGAGTTAATCGACCAGGTCACGAATCTGATATTAAAGGATAATGCAGAGTTTCAGGAGTATTTACAGTTTGTTTCAAAGCAATCTGAATTGTATAGTGAGGCGTATGGCCGGAATTCTAAGAATGATTATTTTGAAAAGCAAGTTGCTGACCTGCGCAAGCGGATTAGTAATGCGGTGATTGCGCAGGCGTATGAGCGGAAGAAAGAAATTGTTGCTGATCGTACCGGACCGGAAAAGAAGAGCGACAAATCAAAGTCAGTTGTTTTATCCAAGTCTTTTCAGACAATGACCAGACAAGCAAGACGTGCTGCCCTTGAACAAAAACAACGTGATATGCAGGCATATCATGATTTAGATCGTGACTTGTAA
- a CDS encoding DNA adenine methylase gives MKRILNYPGSKWQHAQKIIHLMPQHKSYCEPFFGSGAVFFNKSKVTLETINDIDGRLINMFTQMRSWPYELAQLVELTPYSRKEYELSFVLSDDPLEDARRMLVRCWMAIGGKTNGPVGWRRNISWNGPYNTFEWNDLPNRIFDVAVRLKDAQIESKDAIQLINELDVDTLLYVDPPYVQSTYTAAHYKFEFDDNQHIALIHTLKKHDGYVLLSGYDSELYQDLLNDWYKIEYSTNIGITTQRKKTVNEVLWLNYRPEEQTSLNDFWQSVY, from the coding sequence ATGAAACGTATTCTTAATTATCCAGGTAGTAAATGGCAACATGCTCAAAAAATCATACATCTAATGCCACAACACAAATCATACTGCGAACCATTCTTCGGAAGTGGCGCAGTATTTTTTAATAAATCGAAAGTGACTCTTGAAACAATTAATGATATTGATGGTCGACTAATCAATATGTTTACCCAAATGCGTTCATGGCCGTATGAGTTAGCTCAATTAGTTGAACTTACTCCATATAGCCGAAAAGAATATGAATTATCATTTGTATTGAGTGATGATCCTTTAGAAGATGCACGCCGTATGTTAGTTCGATGTTGGATGGCGATAGGTGGTAAAACAAATGGGCCGGTTGGATGGCGACGAAATATTTCTTGGAATGGTCCATACAATACGTTTGAGTGGAATGACTTACCAAACAGAATATTTGATGTTGCGGTGCGATTAAAGGATGCTCAAATTGAATCTAAAGATGCTATTCAGTTAATTAATGAGCTAGATGTTGATACATTGCTGTATGTTGATCCGCCTTATGTCCAAAGTACATATACCGCTGCACATTACAAGTTTGAGTTTGATGATAATCAACATATTGCGTTAATTCATACCTTAAAAAAGCATGATGGATATGTGTTGCTATCAGGCTATGACAGTGAACTGTACCAAGATTTATTAAATGACTGGTATAAAATCGAATATTCAACCAATATTGGTATTACAACCCAAAGGAAGAAAACAGTGAACGAGGTGCTTTGGTTAAATTATAGACCTGAAGAACAAACTTCACTCAATGATTTTTGGCAAAGTGTTTACTGA
- a CDS encoding M28 family peptidase, protein MHKSNEKNKKYLQYYFHSSESLGSTLKAFFQVNYEASYIKEGFYQFYHNPGSQVVLVAHLDTIHQELPTKIFQGAGNTFSAKEGIGADDRNGVIATVELFRRSVDSGKPVPSIIFTYGEELGGIGVRKLAEDRELVGLLKQKHLFIEFDRRGAHDFVTYNNKNKELYQVLTDVGFKEARGSYTDIVTLADATGVMGVNISAGYYNAHTKQELSNFDELFFNIDRIETLLPVFEHNQYFIEEPVADIDSTADLVRIAYAEAFENYITMQSMHGIEHSISIEAITGLYPDYIDEYEEIEYLLEYAKDVDVLAVNKQPIIEHEYEQMELI, encoded by the coding sequence ATGCATAAATCAAATGAGAAGAACAAAAAATATTTACAATATTACTTTCATTCCAGTGAAAGCCTTGGGTCGACACTCAAGGCTTTTTTTCAAGTCAATTATGAAGCATCTTATATTAAGGAAGGGTTTTATCAATTTTATCATAACCCTGGCAGCCAAGTTGTTTTAGTTGCTCATTTAGATACAATACATCAAGAGCTGCCAACAAAAATCTTTCAGGGAGCCGGTAATACATTTTCTGCCAAAGAAGGTATTGGTGCTGATGATCGAAATGGCGTGATCGCAACAGTTGAATTATTTCGGCGATCCGTTGACAGTGGTAAACCGGTACCGTCAATCATTTTTACTTATGGTGAAGAACTTGGTGGTATTGGTGTCCGGAAACTAGCAGAGGACCGAGAACTGGTTGGACTATTAAAACAAAAGCATCTCTTCATCGAGTTTGATCGAAGAGGGGCACATGACTTCGTGACCTATAATAATAAGAACAAAGAATTATACCAGGTACTTACAGATGTCGGATTCAAAGAAGCTCGAGGCAGTTACACCGATATTGTCACATTAGCAGATGCAACTGGAGTCATGGGTGTTAATATATCTGCCGGCTATTATAATGCGCATACAAAACAAGAGTTATCAAATTTTGATGAACTCTTTTTTAATATTGATCGTATAGAAACATTGCTTCCGGTATTTGAACATAATCAGTATTTTATTGAGGAACCGGTGGCTGACATCGATTCAACAGCTGACTTAGTACGTATCGCTTATGCTGAAGCATTTGAAAACTATATTACCATGCAAAGTATGCATGGCATCGAGCACTCAATCAGCATCGAAGCTATTACTGGACTTTATCCTGACTATATTGATGAGTACGAAGAAATTGAATACCTACTTGAGTACGCCAAAGACGTGGATGTTTTGGCAGTAAACAAGCAACCAATTATTGAACATGAATATGAACAGATGGAGTTGATATAA